A genomic stretch from Doryrhamphus excisus isolate RoL2022-K1 chromosome 23, RoL_Dexc_1.0, whole genome shotgun sequence includes:
- the zgc:66433 gene encoding proteoglycan 4 isoform X3 — MSWLGSLRDDFILRPFEIQETRSEAAPMASGPADVTANQESAEAGEECSGKKKSKFQTFKNFFARKKKKDSYSSRDHADLKGSQSSDDISKTSDNGALCRSEKEKGSGSKISLGSKALSHDSVFVSDSSEANEVLGASQDSIHGKVKSLQLQLKQAIRLGSPPSLMCVKRMEDGGTMSEDDGLPCSPPEYTSPHTAVVQRNSSVSLEGTDSDEDQISRAGSPLVAVPGDFSQPASPFGCLDNSAAKHKLGLRRKAWNRRRPANRLEMKAEEHHGINGSLNIPLTEPLEVQEDEKMRDSSAEELDRKLENLEEQCLLGDQQESTEGEDELEAEEDMSHGQETCQSEEEAPPSPQRSTRTSSLDGPRVSPEPPAGQRNLLVHPLVACGAQENMDGLEEAVEEDGSFLQEVLSSLPSCSSCVDSDDVVLEMKEEDKEPREEEEEEKEVKEEPDFHQDAPSDALLVGQTTEEEVEEAPQSAPLRLYADEEEESQANEEEEEEEELVVERFFPTCLEDKGDEVPPQDETPEEEQDWFRRRSDQQEEQEAIRGDEEVQEEETAEMVEKEEGQELSEEEEVEEKQQIAEGMTPDAAGGDVCNVLPLPKEVEGADAIYDTQITHDKDGTPPESRGQKADTGHDDQATDHEHPDYERDDRKDEGTEDEDLNVHLEREDDLEAKQDVDEDLEEEETEEEEQSRSPLPSFESSRENDTPTEAVPPSETITPTETITPTETITPTETISPNETISPNETISPNETISPNETISPRDTILPNDTITSMETTTIHRNPVSPNSETGATLALQLSPTDEEPSPSPSHGRTTEQVEEATDKVAEAVAAEEQVEQVSDASPPSPEEAGGEDVSSGGSHQSKVHFTVPPAWQRSLSGGDTPFSYQPGDTGLGDEGSEGSIKKDLHEDPKVSVEPLSTVSQVPVKAQTTAVGAKEGEEPRWSMSRSTPGVHHEGDHVGVEGRYHTPFGVRLRKTAVLHGFNSHLENTQAPAQPAMSKVDPSASFKASISPPTSNKPALPKKPDVHGDIGVKPKRVTEPSAFRGVSPGSEGPSWISVAKQKQKTYKENPLDETTVKKEEQDKKSPLPTYVSSAAKKEISNKTPEFTGKVTLSETSKLSSSTEKETKKPLPPPTPVPPQPPKCQPPARPVTPKAVAPLVTPKPAAPPASSHPSPSSSTPTSANPPAPSTSTPPPKPTLASPSFSSRIHPPLPGPRAPTLSGPSPGSQRGLPPPSLPQDEPPWMALAKKKAKAWSEMPQIVQCQRSGT, encoded by the exons ATGTCTTGGCTTGGCTCTCTGAGAGATGACTTCATTCTGAGGCCGTTCGAGATCCAGGAGACGCG CAGCGAGGCCGCCCCCATGGCATCAGGACCTGCGGATGTGACGGCCAACCAGGAGTCTGCTGAGGCTGGGGAGGAGTGCTCAG GAAAGAAGAAGTCCAAGTTCCAGACATTTAAAAACTTCTTTgccaggaagaagaaaaaggactCGTACTCATCGAGGGATCATGCGGATCTTAAAGGCAGCCAGTCAAGCGACGACATCAGTAAAACATCTGATAACGGTGCACTCTGTCGCTCAGAGAAGGAGAAAGGCTCTGG GTCAAAGATCAGCCTGGGCAGCAAGGCCTTGTCACATGACTCCGTCTTCGTCTCGGATTCGTCGGAAGCCAACGAGGTTCTGGGGGCATCTCAGGACAGCATTCATGGAAAAGTGAAATCTCTTCAg CTCCAGCTGAAGCAGGCCATCCGTCTGGGCTCCCCTCCATCTCTGATGTGTGTCAAGAGGATGGAAGATGGCGGAACCATGTCAGAAGATGATGGGCTCCCCTGCAGCCCCCCCGAGTACACTTCACCTCACACAGCCGTG GTTCAGAGGAACAGCTCCGTCAGCCTGGAAGGGACCGACAGTGATGAAGACCAG ATCTCCAGAGCAGGGAGCCCCCTTGTGGCGGTTCCTGGGGATTTCAGTCAACCTGCCAGCCCCTTTGGCTGCCTGGACAACTCGGCTGCCAAACACAAGCTGGGCCTAAGACGGAAGGCCTGGAACAGGAGGAGACCTGCCAAC AGGCTTGAGATGAAAGCAGAGGAACATCATGGCATCAATGGATCGTTGAACATTCCCTTAACAGAACCTCTGGAGGTCCAAGAGGATGAGAAGATGAGAG ATTCCAGTGCGGAGGAGCTAGACCGGAAGCTGGAGAATCTGGAAGAGCAATGCTTGTTGGGAGATCAGCAGGAGAGCACGGAAGGAGAGGATGAGTTGGAAGCAGAAGAGGATATGTCACATGGTCAGGAAACCTGTCAATCAGAGGAGGAAGCTCCACCCTCCCCACAGCGCAGCACCAGAACCTCCTCTCTGGACGGTCCCAG GGTCTCACCAGAGCCCCCTGCTGGCCAGAGAAACCTCCTGGTCCATCCGCTGGTTGCATGTGGAGCCCAGGAAAACATGGATGGGCTCGAGGAGGCTGTGGAGGAAGACGGCTCCTTCTTACAGGAAGTGCTGAGCTCCTTACCTTCATGTTCCTCATGTGTGGACTCCGATGATGTTGTCCtggagatgaaggaggaggacaaggagccgagagaggaggaggaggaggagaaagaggtgAAGGAGGAGCCTGACTTTCATCAGGATGCTCCATCTGATGCCTTGCTTGTGGGCCAAACCACCGAGGAAGAGGTGGAGGAAGCTCCCCAGAGTGCTCCTTTACGTCTGTATGCAGATGAAGAAGAGGAAAGCCAAGcgaatgaagaggaggaggaagaagaagagctgGTTGTGGAGAGATTCTTTCCAACTTGT CTGGAGgacaaaggagatgaggtgcCACCACAGGATGAGACACCTGAAGAAGAACAAGACTGGTTCCGAAGGAGATCTGACCAACAGGAAGAGCAGGAAGCGATTAGAGGTGATGAAGAAGTGCAGGAAGAGGAGACAGCAGAGATGGTGGAAAAGGAAGAAGGTCAGGAGTtgagtgaggaagaggaggtggaggagaaaCAACAGATAGCGGAGGGGATGACTCCCGATGCAGCAGGCGGAGATGTTTGCAATGTTCTCCCACTGCCAAAGGAAGTAGAAGGTGCAGATGCCATCTACGATACACAAATCACACACGATAAAGATGGAACTCCTCCAGAGTCACGTGGTCAGAAAGCCGACACCGGACACGACGACCAAGCGACTGATCATGAACATCCTGACTATGAAAGGGACGATAGAAAAGACGAAGGAACAGAGGATGAAGACTTAAACGTACATTTGGAAAGAGAGGATGACTTGGAGGCAAAACAAGACGTGGATGAAGatctggaggaggaagaaacggaggaggaggaacaaTCCAGATCACCCTTGCCTTCTTTTGAGTCTTCACGGGAAAATGACACTCCCACTGAGGCTGTCCCTCCAAGTGAGACCATCACGCCCACTGAGACCATCACGCCCACTGAGACCATCACGCCCACTGAGACCATCAGTCCTAATGAGACCATCAGTCCTAATGAGACCATCAGTCCTAATGAGACCATCAGTCCTAATGAGACCATCAGTCCTAGAGATACCATCCTTCCAAATGATACCATCACCTCCATGGAGACCACCACTATCCACAGGAACCCTGTTTCTCCAAACTCAGAGACAGGAGCCACCCTGGCCCTTCAGTTGTCCCCAACTGATGAAgaaccatcaccatcaccatctcATGGTAGAACAACAGAACAAGTTGAAGAAGCAACTGACAAGGTGGCAGAAGCAGTCGCTGCTGAAGAGCAGGTGGAACAGGTATCTGATGCCAGCCCTCCCTCACCCGAGGAAGCAGGAGGGGAGGATGTGTCCTCAGGTGGTTCCCATCAGAGCAAAGTCCACTTCACCGTCCCACCTGCCTGGCAGAGGTCTCTCTCTGGGGGAGACACCCCCTTCTCTTACCAACCTGGCGACacaggccttggagatgaaggTAGTGAGGGGAGCATCAAGAAGGACCTCCATGAAGATCCAAAAGTGTCTGTGGAACCTCTGAGTACCGTGTCCCAGGTCCCAGTCAAAGCTCAGACCACTGCTGTTGGAGCCAAAGAAGGTGAGGAACCAAGATGGAGCATGAGCAGATCTACACCTGGTGTGCACCATGAAG GGGATCATGTGGGGGTGGAGGGAAGATACCACACCCCCTTTGGGGTTCGACTCAGGAAGACCGCAGTCCTGCACGGGTTCAACTCCCACCTGGAAAACACACAG GCTCCAGCTCAGCCTGCCATGTCTAAAGTTGACCCCAGCGCCAGTTTCAAAGCCTCCATCAGTCCGCCAACCAGCAACAAACCCGCCCTGCCCAAGAAACCCGATGTTCACGGAGACATTGGAGTGAAACCCAAACGTGTCACGG AGCCGTCTGCATTCCGTGGTGTTTCTCCTGGATCTGAGGGTCCCAGTTGGATCTCTGTGGCCAAACAGAAACAGAAGACCTACAAAGAAAACCCGCTGGATGAAACGACGGTCAAAAAG GAGGAACAAGACAAGAAGTCTCCGCTGCCAACGTACGTCAGCTCTGCTGCAAAGAAGGAAATCAGCAACAAAACCCCCGAATTCACCGGAAAAG TGACTTTGTCAGAAACCAGTAAGCTGTCATCATCCACGGAAAAGGAGACCAAGAAGCCTCTGCCACCCCCCACTCCGGTGCCACCTCAGCCTCCTAAATGTCAACCGCCGGCCCGCCCTGTGACCCCTAAAGCAGTGGCTCCGCTGGTCACCCCCAAACCTGCAGCGCCGCCCGCATCCTCCCATCCATCCCCGTCCTCTTCGACTCCCACCAGCGCCAACCCACCCGCTCCCTCCAcaagcacccccccacccaagcCAACACTCGCATCGCCTTCTTTTTCATCAAGaatccacccccccctcccgggGCCAAGAGCTCCAACGCTTTCCGGTCCATCTCCGGGATCCCAGCGTGGTCTTCCACCTCCGTCTTTGCCCCAGGATGAGCCGCCTTGGATGGCTCTGGCCAAGAAGAAGGCCAAAGCTTGGAGCGAGATGCCGCAGATAGTTCAGTGCCAAAGGTCCGGTACTTGA
- the zgc:66433 gene encoding proteoglycan 4 isoform X4 → MSWLGSLRDDFILRPFEIQETREAAPMASGPADVTANQESAEAGEECSGKKKSKFQTFKNFFARKKKKDSYSSRDHADLKGSQSSDDISKTSDNGALCRSEKEKGSGSKISLGSKALSHDSVFVSDSSEANEVLGASQDSIHGKVKSLQLQLKQAIRLGSPPSLMCVKRMEDGGTMSEDDGLPCSPPEYTSPHTAVVQRNSSVSLEGTDSDEDQISRAGSPLVAVPGDFSQPASPFGCLDNSAAKHKLGLRRKAWNRRRPANRLEMKAEEHHGINGSLNIPLTEPLEVQEDEKMRDSSAEELDRKLENLEEQCLLGDQQESTEGEDELEAEEDMSHGQETCQSEEEAPPSPQRSTRTSSLDGPRVSPEPPAGQRNLLVHPLVACGAQENMDGLEEAVEEDGSFLQEVLSSLPSCSSCVDSDDVVLEMKEEDKEPREEEEEEKEVKEEPDFHQDAPSDALLVGQTTEEEVEEAPQSAPLRLYADEEEESQANEEEEEEEELVVERFFPTCLEDKGDEVPPQDETPEEEQDWFRRRSDQQEEQEAIRGDEEVQEEETAEMVEKEEGQELSEEEEVEEKQQIAEGMTPDAAGGDVCNVLPLPKEVEGADAIYDTQITHDKDGTPPESRGQKADTGHDDQATDHEHPDYERDDRKDEGTEDEDLNVHLEREDDLEAKQDVDEDLEEEETEEEEQSRSPLPSFESSRENDTPTEAVPPSETITPTETITPTETITPTETISPNETISPNETISPNETISPNETISPRDTILPNDTITSMETTTIHRNPVSPNSETGATLALQLSPTDEEPSPSPSHGRTTEQVEEATDKVAEAVAAEEQVEQVSDASPPSPEEAGGEDVSSGGSHQSKVHFTVPPAWQRSLSGGDTPFSYQPGDTGLGDEGSEGSIKKDLHEDPKVSVEPLSTVSQVPVKAQTTAVGAKEGEEPRWSMSRSTPGVHHEGDHVGVEGRYHTPFGVRLRKTAVLHGFNSHLENTQAPAQPAMSKVDPSASFKASISPPTSNKPALPKKPDVHGDIGVKPKRVTEPSAFRGVSPGSEGPSWISVAKQKQKTYKENPLDETTVKKEEQDKKSPLPTYVSSAAKKEISNKTPEFTGKVTLSETSKLSSSTEKETKKPLPPPTPVPPQPPKCQPPARPVTPKAVAPLVTPKPAAPPASSHPSPSSSTPTSANPPAPSTSTPPPKPTLASPSFSSRIHPPLPGPRAPTLSGPSPGSQRGLPPPSLPQDEPPWMALAKKKAKAWSEMPQIVQCQRSGT, encoded by the exons ATGTCTTGGCTTGGCTCTCTGAGAGATGACTTCATTCTGAGGCCGTTCGAGATCCAGGAGACGCG CGAGGCCGCCCCCATGGCATCAGGACCTGCGGATGTGACGGCCAACCAGGAGTCTGCTGAGGCTGGGGAGGAGTGCTCAG GAAAGAAGAAGTCCAAGTTCCAGACATTTAAAAACTTCTTTgccaggaagaagaaaaaggactCGTACTCATCGAGGGATCATGCGGATCTTAAAGGCAGCCAGTCAAGCGACGACATCAGTAAAACATCTGATAACGGTGCACTCTGTCGCTCAGAGAAGGAGAAAGGCTCTGG GTCAAAGATCAGCCTGGGCAGCAAGGCCTTGTCACATGACTCCGTCTTCGTCTCGGATTCGTCGGAAGCCAACGAGGTTCTGGGGGCATCTCAGGACAGCATTCATGGAAAAGTGAAATCTCTTCAg CTCCAGCTGAAGCAGGCCATCCGTCTGGGCTCCCCTCCATCTCTGATGTGTGTCAAGAGGATGGAAGATGGCGGAACCATGTCAGAAGATGATGGGCTCCCCTGCAGCCCCCCCGAGTACACTTCACCTCACACAGCCGTG GTTCAGAGGAACAGCTCCGTCAGCCTGGAAGGGACCGACAGTGATGAAGACCAG ATCTCCAGAGCAGGGAGCCCCCTTGTGGCGGTTCCTGGGGATTTCAGTCAACCTGCCAGCCCCTTTGGCTGCCTGGACAACTCGGCTGCCAAACACAAGCTGGGCCTAAGACGGAAGGCCTGGAACAGGAGGAGACCTGCCAAC AGGCTTGAGATGAAAGCAGAGGAACATCATGGCATCAATGGATCGTTGAACATTCCCTTAACAGAACCTCTGGAGGTCCAAGAGGATGAGAAGATGAGAG ATTCCAGTGCGGAGGAGCTAGACCGGAAGCTGGAGAATCTGGAAGAGCAATGCTTGTTGGGAGATCAGCAGGAGAGCACGGAAGGAGAGGATGAGTTGGAAGCAGAAGAGGATATGTCACATGGTCAGGAAACCTGTCAATCAGAGGAGGAAGCTCCACCCTCCCCACAGCGCAGCACCAGAACCTCCTCTCTGGACGGTCCCAG GGTCTCACCAGAGCCCCCTGCTGGCCAGAGAAACCTCCTGGTCCATCCGCTGGTTGCATGTGGAGCCCAGGAAAACATGGATGGGCTCGAGGAGGCTGTGGAGGAAGACGGCTCCTTCTTACAGGAAGTGCTGAGCTCCTTACCTTCATGTTCCTCATGTGTGGACTCCGATGATGTTGTCCtggagatgaaggaggaggacaaggagccgagagaggaggaggaggaggagaaagaggtgAAGGAGGAGCCTGACTTTCATCAGGATGCTCCATCTGATGCCTTGCTTGTGGGCCAAACCACCGAGGAAGAGGTGGAGGAAGCTCCCCAGAGTGCTCCTTTACGTCTGTATGCAGATGAAGAAGAGGAAAGCCAAGcgaatgaagaggaggaggaagaagaagagctgGTTGTGGAGAGATTCTTTCCAACTTGT CTGGAGgacaaaggagatgaggtgcCACCACAGGATGAGACACCTGAAGAAGAACAAGACTGGTTCCGAAGGAGATCTGACCAACAGGAAGAGCAGGAAGCGATTAGAGGTGATGAAGAAGTGCAGGAAGAGGAGACAGCAGAGATGGTGGAAAAGGAAGAAGGTCAGGAGTtgagtgaggaagaggaggtggaggagaaaCAACAGATAGCGGAGGGGATGACTCCCGATGCAGCAGGCGGAGATGTTTGCAATGTTCTCCCACTGCCAAAGGAAGTAGAAGGTGCAGATGCCATCTACGATACACAAATCACACACGATAAAGATGGAACTCCTCCAGAGTCACGTGGTCAGAAAGCCGACACCGGACACGACGACCAAGCGACTGATCATGAACATCCTGACTATGAAAGGGACGATAGAAAAGACGAAGGAACAGAGGATGAAGACTTAAACGTACATTTGGAAAGAGAGGATGACTTGGAGGCAAAACAAGACGTGGATGAAGatctggaggaggaagaaacggaggaggaggaacaaTCCAGATCACCCTTGCCTTCTTTTGAGTCTTCACGGGAAAATGACACTCCCACTGAGGCTGTCCCTCCAAGTGAGACCATCACGCCCACTGAGACCATCACGCCCACTGAGACCATCACGCCCACTGAGACCATCAGTCCTAATGAGACCATCAGTCCTAATGAGACCATCAGTCCTAATGAGACCATCAGTCCTAATGAGACCATCAGTCCTAGAGATACCATCCTTCCAAATGATACCATCACCTCCATGGAGACCACCACTATCCACAGGAACCCTGTTTCTCCAAACTCAGAGACAGGAGCCACCCTGGCCCTTCAGTTGTCCCCAACTGATGAAgaaccatcaccatcaccatctcATGGTAGAACAACAGAACAAGTTGAAGAAGCAACTGACAAGGTGGCAGAAGCAGTCGCTGCTGAAGAGCAGGTGGAACAGGTATCTGATGCCAGCCCTCCCTCACCCGAGGAAGCAGGAGGGGAGGATGTGTCCTCAGGTGGTTCCCATCAGAGCAAAGTCCACTTCACCGTCCCACCTGCCTGGCAGAGGTCTCTCTCTGGGGGAGACACCCCCTTCTCTTACCAACCTGGCGACacaggccttggagatgaaggTAGTGAGGGGAGCATCAAGAAGGACCTCCATGAAGATCCAAAAGTGTCTGTGGAACCTCTGAGTACCGTGTCCCAGGTCCCAGTCAAAGCTCAGACCACTGCTGTTGGAGCCAAAGAAGGTGAGGAACCAAGATGGAGCATGAGCAGATCTACACCTGGTGTGCACCATGAAG GGGATCATGTGGGGGTGGAGGGAAGATACCACACCCCCTTTGGGGTTCGACTCAGGAAGACCGCAGTCCTGCACGGGTTCAACTCCCACCTGGAAAACACACAG GCTCCAGCTCAGCCTGCCATGTCTAAAGTTGACCCCAGCGCCAGTTTCAAAGCCTCCATCAGTCCGCCAACCAGCAACAAACCCGCCCTGCCCAAGAAACCCGATGTTCACGGAGACATTGGAGTGAAACCCAAACGTGTCACGG AGCCGTCTGCATTCCGTGGTGTTTCTCCTGGATCTGAGGGTCCCAGTTGGATCTCTGTGGCCAAACAGAAACAGAAGACCTACAAAGAAAACCCGCTGGATGAAACGACGGTCAAAAAG GAGGAACAAGACAAGAAGTCTCCGCTGCCAACGTACGTCAGCTCTGCTGCAAAGAAGGAAATCAGCAACAAAACCCCCGAATTCACCGGAAAAG TGACTTTGTCAGAAACCAGTAAGCTGTCATCATCCACGGAAAAGGAGACCAAGAAGCCTCTGCCACCCCCCACTCCGGTGCCACCTCAGCCTCCTAAATGTCAACCGCCGGCCCGCCCTGTGACCCCTAAAGCAGTGGCTCCGCTGGTCACCCCCAAACCTGCAGCGCCGCCCGCATCCTCCCATCCATCCCCGTCCTCTTCGACTCCCACCAGCGCCAACCCACCCGCTCCCTCCAcaagcacccccccacccaagcCAACACTCGCATCGCCTTCTTTTTCATCAAGaatccacccccccctcccgggGCCAAGAGCTCCAACGCTTTCCGGTCCATCTCCGGGATCCCAGCGTGGTCTTCCACCTCCGTCTTTGCCCCAGGATGAGCCGCCTTGGATGGCTCTGGCCAAGAAGAAGGCCAAAGCTTGGAGCGAGATGCCGCAGATAGTTCAGTGCCAAAGGTCCGGTACTTGA